One Ricinus communis isolate WT05 ecotype wild-type chromosome 7, ASM1957865v1, whole genome shotgun sequence genomic region harbors:
- the LOC8276484 gene encoding U4/U6 small nuclear ribonucleoprotein Prp31 homolog, with product MATLADSFLADLDELSDNDADIIEEEDADAGNMEEDVDGDMADIEALNYDDLDSVSKLQKTQRFNDIMQKVEGALEKGSDESDHGIVLEDDPEYQLIVDCNALSVDIENEIIIIHNFIRDKYRLKFPELESLVHHPIDYARVVKKIGNEMDLTLVDLEGLLPSAIIMVVSVTASTTSGKPLSEEVLQKTVDACDRALALDTAKKKVLDFVESRMGYIAPNLSAIVGSAVAAKLMGTAGGLSALAKMPACNVQLLGAKKKNLAGFSTATSQFRVGYIEQTEVFQSTPPSLRIRACRLLAAKSTLAARIDSTRGDPSGNTGRTLREAIHKKIEKWQEPPPAKQPKPLPVPDSEPKKKRGGRRLRKMKERYAVTDMRKLANRMQFGVPEESSLGDGLGEGYGMLGQAGSGKLRVSIGQSKLAAKVAKKFKEKQYGSSGATSGLTSSLAFTPVQGIELSNPQAHAHQLGSGTQSTYFSETGTFSKIKRT from the exons ATG gCAACTCTTGCTGATTCTTTCTTGGCAGACCTTGATGAGTTATCTGATAATGATGCTGATATTATT GAGGAAGAAGATGCTGATGCTGGAAACATGGAGGAAGATGTTGATGGGGACATGGCGGATATCGAGGCCCTTAATTATGATGATTTGGATAGTGTCTCAAAATTGCAGAAAACACAGAGATTCAATGATATAATGCAG AAAGTGGAAGGTGCCCTCGAGAAAGGTTCTGACGAGTCAGATCATGGTATTGTATTGGAAGATGATCCCGAATATCAACTAATTGTGGACTGTAATGCATTATCAGTTGATATCGAGAATGAAATCATCATTATCCACAATTTTATCCGTGACAAATACCGTTTAAAGTTTCCGGAACTTGAGTCACTTGTGCATCATCCTATTGATTATGCTCGTGTGGTGAAAAAGATAGGCAATGAGATGGATTTGACCCTTGTTGATTTGGAAGGGCTTTTACCATCAGCTATTATTATGGTGGTTTCAGTGACAGCATCAACAACAAGTGGCAAACCACTTTCTGAAGAAGTCCTCCAAAAGACAGTTGATGCATGCGATCGAGCTCTTGCGCTTGATACTGCAAAGAAAAAGGTGCTTGATTTTGTAGAGAGTAGAATGGGATACATTGCACCAAATCTTTCTGCTATTGTTGGGAGTGCTGTTGCAGCAAAGCTTATGGGGACGGCTGGTGGTCTGTCAGCATTAGCCAAGATGCCTGCTTGTAATGTTCAGCTTCTTGGTGCCAAGAAGAAGAACTTAGCAGGATTTTCCACTGCAACATCTCAATTTCGTGTAGGTTATATCGAGCAAACGGAGGTATTCCAGTCAACTCCACCTTCTCTGAGAATACGTGCTTGCCGACTATTGGCTGCAAAATCAACACTTGCTGCACGGATAGATTCTACTAGGGGAGATCCATCAGGAAACACTGGAAGAACACTTCGGGAAGCAATCCATAAGAAAATAGAGAAGTGGCAAGAGCCTCCTCCTGCAAAGCAGCCTAAACCACTTCCAGTTCCTGATTCTGAGCCCAAGAAAAAGAGGGGTGGGCGGCGTTTGAGGAAGATGAAGGAAAG ATATGCAGTGACAGACATGAGGAAGCTTGCCAACAGGATGCAATTTGGTGTGCCTGAAGAGAGCTCTTTAG GTGATGGACTGGGAGAAGGTTATGGAATGCTTGGTCAAGCTGGGAGTGGCAAGCTGCGTGTATCTATCGGTCAGAGCAAACTCGCTGCAAAAGTTGCTAAGAA ATTCAAGGAGAAGCAATATGGAAGCAGTGGTGCTACATCTGGTCTGACGTCAAGTCTCGCATTTACACCTGTTCAG GGTATTGAGCTCTCAAATCCCCAAGCTCATGCGCACCAACTTGGTAGCGGAACCCAGAGTACCTACTTTTCTGAGACTGGAACGTTTTCAAAGATCAAGAGGACCTAA